Part of the Deltaproteobacteria bacterium genome is shown below.
CGCGCGCGGCGGCGTTGTCGCAGATCCCCACCACGACCGGGGCGGCGAAGGCCGTCGGCTTGGTGCTCCCGGCGTTAAAAGGGAAGCTGGATGGCATCGCGATCCGTGTGCCGACGCCGAATGTCTCGTGCCTCGATCTCACGGCGACGCTCGCCAAAAAGGCGACGGCCGTTGAAGTGAACGCCGCACTCAAGGCCGCGGCCGCCGGTCCGTTGGGGGGCGTGCTCCGCTATTGCGACGAGCCGCTGGTCTCGATCGACTTCCTCGACGATCCGCATTCGTCGATCGTCGACGCCGCATCGACCAATGCCATCGGCAACTTAGTGAAGGTCCTGGCTTGGTACGACAACGAGGCCGGTTTTTCGCGCCGCATGCTCGACGTCGTCCGCTACATCGGGACGCGGTTGTAATACGTGCGTACGTCAGGGGGGAGATATGGTCCAATCACTCCAAGAACTGAATGTTCATGAACGGCGCGTGTTCCTGCGGGTCGATTTCAATTGTCCGATCAAAGACGGCCGCGTGACTGACGACACGCGCATTCGCGCCGCGCTGCCGACTATCGAGTATTTGCGGGAACAAAAGGCGCGGCTGATTTTGGCCTCGCACCTCGGCCGTCCGAAGGGGAACGGATTCGAGGAAAAGTATTCGCTAGTGCCGGTGGGCGAACGGCTGGCGGAACTGTTGGGGGGCGTCGATATCGTATTACCCGAAGATTGTGTGGGCGATGGGGTGCGGAAGCTTTGCCACGAGCTGCACGTCGGACAAATTGTGTTGCTGGAAAATCTCCGCTTCCACGCGGAAGAGGAAGCTAACGACGACGGCTTCGCGCAAGAATTGGCGGCGCATGCCGAAGTGTATGTTAACGATGCGTTCGGGGCGGCGCATCGGGCGCACGCGTCGGTCGTGGGTGTGCCGAAACATCTGCCGGAACATGCGGCTGGATTGCTGATGCGGCGTGAAGTTGAAACGTTGGGTAAATTGTTGACCGCGCCGGCGCGTCCGTTCATCGCGGTGTTGGGCGGGGCGAAGATCGGCGATAAGCTCGACTTGATCGAAAATTTGCTCGGCAAGGTCGACGTGATCCTGATCGGCGGTGGCATGGCGTACACGTTCTTGAAGGCGCGTGGCATTGCGGTGGGCACGTCGTTGGTAGATGAATCGAAGGTCTACACGGCCAGCAAGTTGTTGGCGCGGGCCAGCGAAGTCGGCGTACGCATCGTGCTGCCGGTCGATCACGTGATGGCCGAATCGCCGCAATCCACGACGCCGCGGC
Proteins encoded:
- a CDS encoding phosphoglycerate kinase; the protein is MVQSLQELNVHERRVFLRVDFNCPIKDGRVTDDTRIRAALPTIEYLREQKARLILASHLGRPKGNGFEEKYSLVPVGERLAELLGGVDIVLPEDCVGDGVRKLCHELHVGQIVLLENLRFHAEEEANDDGFAQELAAHAEVYVNDAFGAAHRAHASVVGVPKHLPEHAAGLLMRREVETLGKLLTAPARPFIAVLGGAKIGDKLDLIENLLGKVDVILIGGGMAYTFLKARGIAVGTSLVDESKVYTASKLLARASEVGVRIVLPVDHVMAESPQSTTPRPSGDDAIPAGLMGLDIGPATVAAFCSALTRARTIFWNGPLGCFEQAPFAAGTKAVADAVAASRGTTVVGGGDSIAALQQAGVADKVTHLSTGGGASMEFLEGKLLPGVEALA